A genomic window from Salinicoccus sp. RF5 includes:
- a CDS encoding patatin family protein produces the protein MTDTGLVLEGGGMRGLYTAGVLEYFMSRELYFPYVIGVSAGACMGASYLARQRGRNRRVNLDYIDDKRYISLSNYLQRRELFGMDFIFDEIPNTLVPFDTGTLLGNPEEFVIVTTDCETGEPAYYRKQDYDAESLPTLLRASSSLPFVASSVHYRGRKLLDGGISDPIPIRKAESDGFPKNVVILTKPRGYFKKPSRMTKIIKYRDHPIINEKLGVRYRHYNETLYDVSKRERDGNAFVISPSRSLKVGRTERSREKLEALYELGWNDAKVQFEALQAFLEHPAGQPMTN, from the coding sequence ATGACAGACACAGGACTGGTGCTTGAAGGCGGCGGCATGCGGGGCCTCTATACCGCCGGTGTGCTGGAATACTTCATGAGCCGTGAGCTCTACTTCCCATATGTCATAGGTGTATCTGCAGGTGCCTGCATGGGTGCATCCTACCTGGCCAGGCAGCGTGGACGCAACAGACGCGTCAACTTGGACTATATCGATGACAAGCGCTACATCTCCCTCTCCAACTATCTCCAGAGACGCGAGCTCTTCGGCATGGATTTCATCTTCGATGAGATTCCGAACACCCTCGTTCCATTCGATACCGGGACGCTGCTCGGAAATCCAGAAGAGTTCGTCATCGTCACGACGGACTGTGAGACCGGCGAACCGGCCTACTATAGGAAGCAGGACTATGATGCAGAGTCGCTTCCGACACTGCTCAGGGCTTCAAGTTCGCTTCCATTCGTGGCTTCGAGTGTCCACTACCGTGGCCGGAAATTGCTCGATGGAGGCATCTCCGACCCGATTCCGATCAGGAAAGCGGAATCGGACGGCTTCCCGAAAAATGTCGTCATCCTCACAAAGCCCCGAGGCTACTTCAAGAAACCGAGCCGGATGACGAAGATCATCAAATACAGGGACCATCCCATCATCAACGAAAAGCTCGGCGTCCGATACAGACACTACAATGAAACCCTCTATGACGTCTCCAAACGTGAACGCGACGGCAATGCATTCGTCATCAGCCCGAGCAGGAGCCTCAAGGTCGGCCGGACCGAGCGCAGCAGGGAAAAGCTCGAAGCCCTATATGAACTCGGCTGGAATGACGCGAAGGTACAGTTCGAAGCGCTGCAGGCATTTCTCGAACATCCGGCCGGGCAGCCGATGACAAATTGA
- a CDS encoding DUF2207 domain-containing protein — MKYILGIWVTFAAVLMLSMDAEANEITNMHMEVEINPDGSVTVTETREADMTEGTENYMVFDDDDMGEVEVTDFSVEGFTEEEDWDMDAGLEEKAGRYGMIDTDDGTELVWGIGDYGEQTYVVNYTLENAVRNLEDGQSLYWNFDTFTGLPTDNFIMDVTSDVPLNDEDIRFWGFGFEGDIVAVEDGIRWTAGETLTSGNDVVLLMHFPEGTFNTDSTDDGTLEEEAAAAMDGSIYDDGSLSGGTIAAIIGAIGVALTAVITFFTQYGRRQKQAGHVDSAYHIKRRNKGLEAKTPPEIEDFAGIAYVLRHLKMSYFEDIFQAYLMKWMDEGRITIEVERKERQKLDEGTPKIIIHDYQEMMEGYSYSFKEVSEQLKHNDLEGSYEPLLWRMMLDTADAEGVIEEKALRKWSKKHAKAVGIVADELTEYSKRWLEAHRYFKFGKDKVWGVPFPIDAPKEKGQQLLDRLSQYKNYLKDDPARVYADDTYRSHIIWSLLVGEGDDVRKHLSKLTPDEGNQAAYPVMIHYYYGSHLTAQSWSKGLGQGGFSSVNSSAASGGGGSTGMGGGAGAGGGGGGGAR; from the coding sequence ATGAAATACATTCTGGGAATTTGGGTCACTTTCGCAGCAGTGCTGATGCTCAGTATGGACGCTGAAGCGAACGAGATCACCAATATGCATATGGAAGTGGAGATCAATCCGGACGGTTCGGTGACGGTGACGGAGACGCGGGAGGCCGATATGACGGAGGGCACGGAGAATTATATGGTGTTCGACGATGATGATATGGGCGAAGTCGAAGTCACAGATTTCTCCGTCGAAGGCTTTACGGAAGAAGAGGACTGGGATATGGATGCAGGCCTCGAAGAGAAGGCGGGCCGGTACGGTATGATCGATACCGATGACGGGACAGAGCTCGTCTGGGGGATCGGCGACTACGGTGAACAGACGTATGTCGTGAACTACACCCTGGAAAATGCGGTGCGCAATCTGGAGGACGGCCAGTCACTCTACTGGAACTTCGATACATTCACCGGGCTGCCGACGGATAATTTCATAATGGATGTGACATCGGATGTCCCGCTCAATGATGAAGACATCCGCTTCTGGGGATTCGGCTTTGAAGGGGACATCGTTGCGGTCGAGGACGGCATCCGCTGGACTGCCGGGGAGACATTGACGAGCGGCAATGATGTCGTGCTGCTGATGCATTTTCCTGAAGGGACGTTCAATACGGACTCAACGGATGACGGGACGCTCGAAGAGGAGGCGGCAGCGGCCATGGACGGCTCAATCTACGATGACGGCAGCCTCAGCGGCGGGACCATTGCTGCAATCATCGGTGCAATCGGCGTGGCGTTGACAGCAGTCATCACATTCTTTACACAGTATGGCAGAAGGCAGAAACAGGCTGGACATGTGGATTCTGCATATCATATCAAACGTAGGAATAAAGGACTTGAAGCCAAAACGCCGCCTGAGATTGAAGATTTTGCAGGAATCGCATATGTACTTAGACACCTGAAAATGAGCTACTTTGAGGATATATTCCAGGCATACTTGATGAAATGGATGGACGAAGGCAGGATTACGATTGAAGTCGAGCGGAAGGAACGCCAGAAGCTTGATGAAGGAACGCCTAAAATCATCATCCATGACTATCAGGAAATGATGGAGGGGTATTCCTATTCCTTCAAGGAAGTAAGCGAACAGCTCAAGCACAATGATCTCGAGGGCAGCTATGAACCGCTGTTATGGAGGATGATGCTCGATACTGCGGATGCTGAAGGTGTCATTGAGGAAAAAGCATTGAGGAAGTGGTCGAAGAAGCATGCGAAGGCAGTCGGCATCGTAGCCGATGAGCTTACCGAGTATTCAAAGCGCTGGCTCGAGGCGCATCGCTATTTCAAATTCGGCAAGGATAAGGTGTGGGGCGTTCCGTTTCCGATAGATGCCCCTAAAGAAAAAGGACAACAGCTGCTCGATCGGCTCTCGCAGTACAAAAACTACCTCAAAGACGACCCTGCCAGGGTTTACGCAGACGACACCTACAGGAGCCACATCATCTGGAGCCTGCTCGTCGGCGAAGGGGATGACGTTCGGAAACACCTGTCCAAGCTGACCCCGGATGAGGGGAATCAGGCAGCATATCCAGTAATGATCCATTACTACTACGGCTCGCATCTGACAGCGCAAAGCTGGTCGAAGGGCCTCGGTCAGGGCGGCTTCAGTTCAGTCAACTCCTCTGCTGCTTCAGGTGGCGGAGGCTCCACGGGCATGGGCGGCGGTGCCGGTGCCGGAGGCGGTGGTGGCGGCGGTGCCCGCTAG
- a CDS encoding LytTR family DNA-binding domain-containing protein translates to MSEDYRVELTLDEELDENHIVIQCRSQTLGARILSHLNSLASDRRRLVVKQAEEYVMVQKSEIIFAEVYGKELTLYTQEEALKTSKTLSSLMGELSKEKFVQVSKSSVLNMEMIQRVEPSFSGNLVARMANGMKVSISRRYVPQLKSMLGI, encoded by the coding sequence ATGAGTGAGGACTACAGGGTCGAGTTGACGTTGGATGAAGAACTGGATGAGAATCACATCGTCATTCAATGCCGGTCTCAAACGCTCGGGGCAAGGATATTGTCGCACTTGAACAGTTTGGCCAGTGACAGGAGGAGATTAGTGGTGAAACAGGCGGAGGAGTATGTGATGGTACAAAAATCGGAGATCATATTTGCTGAAGTGTATGGGAAAGAGCTGACATTGTACACGCAGGAGGAAGCACTGAAAACCTCGAAAACCCTCTCTTCACTGATGGGGGAACTATCGAAAGAAAAGTTCGTGCAAGTATCCAAATCCTCGGTGTTGAACATGGAGATGATCCAGCGGGTCGAGCCTTCTTTTTCCGGGAACCTGGTTGCAAGGATGGCGAATGGTATGAAGGTGAGCATCTCAAGGAGATACGTACCCCAGTTGAAAAGTATGCTTGGAATATAG
- a CDS encoding DUF554 domain-containing protein, with protein sequence MLSLLGTAVNALAIIAGSFIGLFWRNINEDMKTTIIQGLSITVLVLGIDMALESNRIIIVVVSIALGAMLGERWRIEERMNRFGIWLETKTGAKEDGVAAAFVTATLVYVVGAVGIVGALDSGLRGDHTVLFTKSLIDGIMSIFLTSALGIGIIFSAFPVFLFQGSITIFAAQIDRFIPPELMDQFIIEITGAGGVMIIAIGLRLLGILNIRVANLLPAIPIIMLIVAVLYYWTPAI encoded by the coding sequence ATGCTGTCACTTCTCGGTACTGCGGTCAACGCCCTGGCGATCATCGCGGGCAGCTTCATCGGCCTATTCTGGCGCAACATCAATGAGGACATGAAGACCACCATCATCCAGGGACTCTCGATCACAGTCCTCGTCCTCGGCATCGACATGGCTCTGGAAAGCAATCGGATCATCATCGTTGTGGTCAGCATCGCACTCGGTGCAATGCTCGGGGAGAGATGGCGCATCGAGGAGCGGATGAACCGCTTCGGCATATGGCTCGAGACGAAGACCGGGGCAAAGGAAGACGGGGTGGCGGCGGCTTTCGTCACGGCCACCCTCGTCTATGTAGTCGGGGCCGTCGGCATCGTCGGTGCCCTTGACAGCGGCCTCCGCGGCGATCATACAGTGCTCTTCACGAAGTCGCTGATCGACGGCATCATGTCCATCTTCCTGACTTCGGCACTCGGCATCGGCATCATCTTCTCCGCTTTTCCGGTATTCCTGTTCCAGGGTTCCATCACGATATTCGCCGCCCAGATCGACCGCTTCATCCCACCGGAACTGATGGATCAGTTCATCATCGAAATCACCGGCGCAGGCGGCGTCATGATCATCGCCATCGGTCTGAGGCTCCTCGGCATCCTGAACATCCGGGTGGCGAACCTGCTTCCAGCGATACCGATCATCATGCTGATTGTGGCCGTACTGTACTACTGGACACCAGCGATCTGA
- a CDS encoding heavy-metal-associated domain-containing protein, translating to MKTNLKTETFTCPSCIKKIEGTLNKSDGVDTAKVLFNSSKVKVEHDENKISPDEIRGLVEKLGYEVESVKSS from the coding sequence ATGAAGACGAATCTTAAGACGGAAACATTCACCTGCCCAAGCTGCATCAAGAAGATTGAAGGCACATTGAACAAGAGTGATGGTGTGGACACAGCGAAGGTGCTGTTCAACTCCAGCAAGGTTAAAGTGGAACACGACGAGAACAAGATCAGCCCTGATGAAATCAGGGGACTCGTCGAAAAGCTCGGCTACGAAGTAGAGAGCGTCAAATCCAGCTAG
- a CDS encoding DNA alkylation repair protein, with protein sequence MDFNAVMEELEGLGKERTKKMYISNGAKEPVFGVATGAMKPMVKKIKINQRLAEQLYSTGNYDAMYFAGIIADSKAMTRADYDRWIEDAYFYMVSDYVVAVTLSESDIAQEVADEWIDSGEELKMSAGWSCYCWLLGSRKDEVFETGKISGMLDRVEAEIHSAPERTKASMNNFVYTVAISFLPLHDKAVETAGRVGKIEIRRENKNPAILDAHGNIQKQVEKDRIGFKRKYVRC encoded by the coding sequence ATGGATTTTAATGCCGTCATGGAGGAACTTGAGGGTCTGGGAAAGGAACGCACGAAGAAGATGTATATATCGAACGGGGCGAAGGAACCTGTCTTCGGGGTGGCAACGGGTGCCATGAAACCGATGGTGAAGAAGATAAAGATCAACCAGCGGCTTGCAGAACAATTGTATTCGACAGGGAACTATGATGCGATGTATTTCGCAGGCATCATTGCAGATTCGAAAGCCATGACGCGGGCGGACTATGACCGTTGGATCGAAGATGCCTATTTCTATATGGTTTCGGATTACGTGGTGGCGGTCACTTTATCCGAGTCCGACATCGCCCAAGAGGTTGCCGATGAATGGATCGACAGTGGGGAAGAACTGAAGATGTCGGCCGGGTGGAGCTGCTACTGCTGGCTCCTCGGCAGCCGGAAGGATGAGGTGTTCGAAACCGGCAAGATATCCGGGATGCTCGACAGGGTTGAAGCGGAAATTCATTCAGCCCCCGAGCGGACGAAGGCTTCCATGAACAACTTCGTCTATACCGTCGCGATATCTTTCCTGCCGCTGCATGACAAGGCGGTCGAGACCGCCGGAAGAGTGGGGAAGATTGAAATTAGAAGGGAAAACAAAAATCCTGCCATACTGGATGCCCATGGAAATATCCAGAAGCAGGTCGAGAAGGATCGGATCGGCTTCAAAAGGAAGTATGTAAGGTGCTGA
- a CDS encoding DUF2382 domain-containing protein: MRKIETFNTEQEAVSRIDQLKTEGVDENQITIVSNRDLEAGGAFGDYSGVNVKSSEGSAWDKVVSFFTGDAPEEQAVNNMNLTAAEEQEYREALDADKILLYVDGTATVEGQGTGVAGGPAAGAAGARADRDLDDRDLNDRDRADRNVTTDEESLKLHEERLNVDKENVKTGEVNIDKHTETERQEFDVPVEREEVTVERRPVDGDRPVRDGEIGDDNDSIRVPVNEERVNVNKEDVVSEEVVVKKDKVRDTEHVSEDVRREDVDIDENTTGRTRDGVGRDGLRDDDETLRDSLRDDARRDDKL, translated from the coding sequence ATGCGTAAGATCGAAACATTCAATACTGAACAGGAAGCAGTCAGCAGAATCGATCAGCTTAAGACCGAAGGCGTAGACGAAAATCAAATTACAATCGTATCCAATCGTGACCTTGAAGCCGGTGGCGCATTTGGCGATTATTCCGGTGTAAACGTCAAGAGTTCCGAAGGCAGTGCATGGGATAAAGTCGTGTCATTCTTCACAGGTGACGCACCTGAGGAACAGGCAGTCAACAACATGAACCTGACAGCTGCAGAAGAGCAGGAGTACAGGGAAGCACTTGATGCAGACAAGATTCTCCTTTATGTTGACGGCACAGCCACTGTCGAAGGACAGGGCACAGGCGTTGCAGGTGGACCGGCAGCAGGTGCTGCAGGTGCACGTGCAGACCGTGACTTAGATGACAGGGATCTCAACGACAGAGACCGTGCCGATAGGAATGTTACTACAGACGAAGAGTCACTCAAGCTCCATGAAGAGCGGCTGAACGTCGACAAGGAGAACGTCAAGACCGGCGAAGTCAACATCGACAAGCATACTGAAACAGAGCGTCAGGAATTCGATGTTCCGGTAGAGCGTGAAGAAGTTACAGTAGAGCGGCGTCCTGTAGATGGCGACCGTCCAGTCCGTGATGGCGAAATCGGTGATGACAATGATTCCATCAGGGTACCGGTCAATGAAGAACGCGTCAATGTAAATAAAGAAGACGTCGTTTCTGAAGAAGTCGTCGTCAAGAAGGATAAAGTCAGAGATACTGAACATGTCTCCGAAGATGTCCGTCGTGAAGATGTCGATATCGATGAGAATACGACCGGCCGTACCAGAGATGGTGTCGGCAGGGACGGTCTCAGAGATGACGATGAAACATTGAGGGACAGCCTGAGGGATGACGCGAGAAGAGACGATAAACTATAA
- a CDS encoding DUF3021 family protein gives MTILNLMRFIMRALMIGSFMYSVNIAFGHASQGSAEVISVWVASAAIGAVSVLYTLNVPEMICVSAQVAVGLIGFTAAAVFNGWIGMSTGEMIGFALVTFVLMMIIIGVQYVFAILDSKKINERLDRSE, from the coding sequence ATGACAATTTTAAATCTCATGAGGTTTATCATGCGGGCGCTCATGATCGGAAGTTTCATGTACAGCGTCAATATCGCTTTCGGTCACGCATCACAAGGTAGTGCAGAAGTTATCAGCGTGTGGGTCGCTTCAGCTGCGATCGGCGCAGTCTCAGTGCTCTACACATTGAATGTTCCTGAAATGATTTGCGTATCGGCACAGGTGGCAGTCGGGCTGATCGGATTTACAGCAGCGGCGGTCTTCAATGGATGGATCGGAATGTCGACGGGTGAAATGATCGGATTTGCTTTGGTGACATTTGTTCTGATGATGATCATCATCGGGGTTCAATATGTCTTTGCAATCCTTGACTCGAAGAAGATCAATGAGAGGCTGGACCGGAGCGAATGA
- a CDS encoding TetR/AcrR family transcriptional regulator encodes MSKQQSNREKRYQAIIDSAEQLFIKNSWETVQMQHIADKAGIGVATLFRYFPKKELVIIAVAEQLLLRELGFFHDIQTKTLSGLKKIEAIFHQYNRLKTPAAIDEAKFIDRFDANISDIEDYETAAAKYFEIRKEIAVIVKNIVQEGQADGSLPQEASVTDEVMTMINNFGLFARKLALMNDILELETTPDAKQQLTIMHDMYMARLRG; translated from the coding sequence ATGTCAAAACAGCAGAGCAACAGGGAGAAGCGGTATCAAGCCATCATCGACTCGGCAGAACAGCTGTTCATAAAAAACAGCTGGGAGACGGTACAGATGCAGCACATTGCTGATAAGGCAGGTATTGGTGTCGCCACACTCTTCAGGTACTTTCCGAAGAAGGAGCTTGTCATCATCGCAGTTGCGGAACAGCTTCTCTTACGAGAACTCGGATTCTTCCATGATATACAGACGAAAACACTGTCCGGCCTCAAAAAGATCGAGGCAATTTTTCATCAATATAACCGTCTGAAGACACCCGCCGCTATAGATGAAGCAAAATTCATCGACAGGTTCGACGCCAATATCAGTGACATCGAGGATTATGAGACTGCTGCCGCCAAATATTTTGAAATCCGTAAAGAGATCGCCGTCATCGTCAAAAATATCGTACAGGAAGGCCAGGCAGACGGTTCACTGCCACAAGAGGCATCCGTGACGGATGAGGTCATGACCATGATCAACAATTTCGGCCTGTTTGCGAGAAAGCTTGCATTGATGAACGATATCCTCGAACTCGAGACCACCCCTGATGCGAAGCAGCAGCTGACGATCATGCATGACATGTACATGGCACGCCTCAGAGGGTGA
- a CDS encoding SDR family NAD(P)-dependent oxidoreductase produces the protein MRGLSEKVAIITGGARGMGESHVRRFIEEGAKVVFTDINKSAGEALAEELGGNAVFVEHDVTDADGWKAVVDQAESAFGPVNVLVNNAGISMSKTIFEMTEEEYRKIIDINQVSVFLGIKAVLPSMQKAEGGSIVNISSMNGIVGGAPGYTDSKFAVRGLTKAAAIQLGGLGIRVNSVHPGVIETPMVSEGDAVEQIREFAKQIPMKRTAQSEEVTNMVAFLASDEASYSTGSEFVIDGGLTAM, from the coding sequence ATGAGAGGATTATCAGAGAAAGTCGCCATCATTACAGGTGGTGCACGGGGTATGGGGGAATCCCACGTCCGCAGATTCATCGAAGAGGGTGCAAAAGTGGTGTTTACGGACATCAACAAATCCGCCGGGGAGGCACTTGCGGAAGAACTTGGCGGAAATGCGGTATTCGTCGAGCACGATGTGACGGACGCAGACGGCTGGAAGGCGGTCGTCGATCAGGCCGAGTCTGCTTTCGGACCGGTCAATGTACTGGTCAACAACGCCGGCATCAGCATGAGCAAGACGATTTTCGAAATGACGGAAGAGGAATACAGGAAGATCATCGACATCAACCAGGTCTCCGTCTTCCTTGGAATAAAGGCTGTCCTGCCATCCATGCAGAAGGCAGAGGGCGGATCCATCGTGAACATCTCGTCCATGAATGGCATCGTCGGTGGTGCACCGGGCTATACCGACTCAAAATTCGCAGTCAGGGGACTGACGAAAGCCGCAGCCATCCAGCTTGGAGGACTCGGGATCCGGGTCAATTCCGTGCATCCCGGTGTCATCGAAACACCGATGGTGTCAGAAGGCGATGCCGTCGAACAGATCCGGGAATTCGCCAAGCAGATTCCAATGAAGCGTACAGCGCAGTCGGAAGAAGTGACGAACATGGTCGCATTCCTGGCCAGTGATGAAGCCAGCTATTCCACCGGTTCCGAGTTCGTCATCGATGGCGGTCTCACTGCAATGTAG
- a CDS encoding SDR family oxidoreductase, which yields MTKLDGKVAVVTGAASGMGRSIAKLYAKEGAKVIVADFNMEGAEAVTAEIIDEGGTAKAVSVNVSDKDQVEKMIDTAISEYGVLDILVNNAGIMDGFEPVGEITDEKWDQIFDVNTKGVMRAMRKAVNYWMENEKEGVIVNTISTGGLNGAHAGVAYGASKHAVVALTKNTGFMYAKNGIRVNGIAPGAIETNIGSSMKDVSDFGMQRAGMTHGLSPRTGQPEEVAEAALFLGSEASSFVNGTVLTVDGGWTAGF from the coding sequence ATGACTAAACTGGATGGTAAAGTGGCGGTTGTTACAGGTGCAGCATCAGGCATGGGCAGGTCGATTGCAAAGCTCTATGCAAAGGAAGGCGCAAAGGTGATCGTCGCCGACTTCAATATGGAGGGTGCAGAAGCGGTCACGGCCGAAATCATTGATGAAGGGGGTACTGCGAAAGCGGTCAGCGTCAATGTGTCGGACAAGGATCAGGTGGAGAAGATGATCGATACGGCAATCAGTGAATATGGAGTGCTGGATATCCTCGTCAACAATGCAGGCATCATGGACGGCTTCGAGCCGGTCGGTGAAATCACCGACGAGAAGTGGGACCAGATCTTCGATGTCAATACGAAGGGTGTCATGCGTGCAATGCGCAAGGCGGTGAACTACTGGATGGAGAACGAGAAGGAAGGCGTCATCGTCAACACCATCTCCACCGGCGGACTGAATGGCGCACATGCCGGAGTCGCCTATGGTGCTTCCAAGCACGCAGTCGTCGCACTCACGAAGAACACAGGATTCATGTACGCGAAGAACGGCATCCGGGTCAACGGCATTGCACCGGGCGCAATCGAAACCAATATCGGTTCCAGCATGAAGGACGTCAGCGACTTCGGCATGCAGCGTGCGGGCATGACGCACGGTCTGTCACCACGTACCGGCCAGCCTGAAGAGGTTGCTGAAGCAGCGCTTTTCCTGGGCTCAGAGGCTTCAAGTTTCGTAAACGGCACCGTGCTTACAGTCGATGGCGGCTGGACGGCAGGCTTCTAG
- the arr gene encoding NAD(+)--rifampin ADP-ribosyltransferase: protein MMEKMLDEGPFFHGTKGELALGDMLSPGFESNFRRRGLNHVYFTATLDAAKWGAELAQGEGTERIYIVEPTGPYENDPNLTDKRFPGNPTRSYRSKSPLKVVAELGRWDRHTDEEIDRMHEGLAKLREAGEDIIED from the coding sequence ATGATGGAAAAAATGCTGGATGAGGGACCGTTCTTCCATGGTACAAAAGGTGAGCTGGCCCTCGGAGACATGCTGAGTCCGGGGTTTGAATCGAACTTCAGGCGCAGGGGGCTGAACCATGTCTATTTCACTGCCACGCTGGATGCCGCCAAGTGGGGTGCAGAACTTGCACAGGGCGAGGGTACGGAAAGGATATATATCGTCGAACCGACCGGCCCGTATGAGAATGATCCCAACCTTACGGACAAGCGCTTCCCCGGGAATCCCACCCGGTCCTACCGCTCGAAGTCGCCGCTTAAGGTTGTGGCGGAGCTGGGCCGTTGGGATCGGCACACGGATGAGGAGATCGACCGGATGCATGAAGGACTTGCGAAACTACGTGAAGCGGGGGAGGATATCATTGAAGACTGA
- a CDS encoding SDR family NAD(P)-dependent oxidoreductase, translating into MISLENKTAIVTGAAMGMGKATALKFAKAGANVIVADMNEEEGQKTVEEIKADGGEATFVKVNVAEEASVKEMVQKAVDTYGSLDVAINNAAITPDDKPIADMDFNYYEKLMSVDLNGVALCLKYELAQMEKDGTQGSIINTSSVSGIRPQPTNPAYVAAKHGVIGLTKQAAMDYSPKGIRINSVAPGAIDTPMLRGALDQFGFDPDEYAKQLSMLGRFAQADEVAEANLWLASDLSSYVTGTVLNVDGGYTSM; encoded by the coding sequence ATGATATCTTTGGAAAATAAGACAGCAATCGTCACTGGTGCCGCAATGGGCATGGGCAAGGCAACAGCATTGAAATTTGCCAAGGCTGGCGCCAATGTCATCGTGGCCGACATGAATGAGGAAGAAGGCCAAAAAACCGTTGAGGAAATCAAGGCAGATGGCGGTGAAGCCACCTTCGTTAAAGTGAACGTCGCTGAAGAAGCATCCGTCAAGGAGATGGTCCAGAAAGCCGTTGACACGTATGGCAGCCTTGACGTCGCCATCAACAACGCGGCCATCACGCCGGATGATAAGCCGATCGCAGACATGGACTTCAACTACTATGAAAAACTGATGTCCGTCGATTTGAATGGTGTGGCCCTCTGCCTGAAGTACGAGCTTGCACAGATGGAAAAGGATGGCACACAAGGGTCCATCATCAATACATCTTCCGTCAGTGGCATACGTCCACAGCCGACAAACCCAGCATATGTAGCAGCAAAGCATGGCGTCATCGGTCTGACCAAGCAGGCGGCCATGGACTACTCTCCAAAAGGCATCCGCATCAACAGTGTGGCACCGGGTGCAATCGATACACCAATGCTGCGTGGGGCACTCGACCAGTTCGGTTTTGACCCGGATGAATATGCGAAGCAGCTGAGCATGCTCGGCCGTTTCGCCCAGGCCGACGAAGTCGCAGAAGCCAACCTCTGGCTCGCCTCCGACCTCTCCTCCTATGTGACGGGAACGGTCCTGAATGTAGATGGCGGCTATACTTCAATGTAG
- a CDS encoding M20/M25/M40 family metallo-hydrolase — protein sequence MDFRRVIEANRESYMDELFEVLNQKSISAQNDGIRECPELMMEKLKGAGIGHVELMETEIHPVVYGEYHVSDDAPTILIYGHYDVQPPDPIGEWESPPFEPTIRDGRIYARGAGDNKGQIMAQIMAIRTYLEAEGEMPVNVKFLIEGEEEIGSVNLDSFVAQNREKLEADLVYTSDGPMLPEGHPYVLLGVRGMLYVELALREADFDNHSGNKGNIVPNPAWKLMDLLHTMRSADGQVLIEGFHDTVKAPTEREMELIEKLPFDLEEVRRNVGHAGIEMTKAEYYRKLCFEPTFNISGFTSGYGGEGAKTIIPKDAKVKIDMRLVMDQDSDVIFELVRDHVAKHASDVSVKKLGQMSPSRSSVDLPFIEPIRKAAEASFGKEAFI from the coding sequence ATGGATTTCAGAAGGGTGATTGAAGCAAATAGGGAAAGCTACATGGATGAACTGTTCGAAGTGCTGAATCAGAAGAGCATCAGTGCACAAAACGATGGCATCAGGGAGTGCCCTGAATTGATGATGGAAAAGCTGAAGGGTGCCGGCATCGGACATGTGGAACTGATGGAGACGGAGATACACCCCGTCGTCTATGGGGAGTACCATGTGTCAGATGATGCACCGACGATACTGATCTATGGGCACTATGACGTCCAACCGCCGGACCCGATTGGAGAATGGGAAAGCCCGCCCTTTGAGCCGACAATCCGTGACGGCAGGATATATGCGCGCGGTGCCGGGGACAACAAGGGCCAGATCATGGCACAGATCATGGCCATCCGGACCTATCTTGAAGCGGAAGGCGAAATGCCGGTGAATGTAAAGTTCCTCATTGAAGGCGAAGAGGAGATCGGCAGTGTGAACCTTGATTCATTCGTGGCCCAGAACAGGGAGAAGCTTGAAGCGGATCTCGTCTATACTTCCGATGGTCCGATGCTGCCGGAGGGCCATCCCTATGTACTCCTCGGCGTGCGGGGGATGCTGTATGTGGAGCTCGCATTACGTGAAGCGGACTTCGACAACCATTCTGGGAATAAAGGGAACATCGTGCCGAACCCGGCATGGAAACTGATGGATCTCCTCCATACCATGCGTAGCGCGGACGGACAGGTGCTGATTGAAGGATTCCACGACACCGTGAAGGCACCGACGGAACGCGAGATGGAATTGATTGAAAAGCTCCCATTCGACTTGGAAGAAGTGCGGCGGAACGTTGGACACGCTGGCATCGAAATGACAAAGGCGGAGTACTATAGGAAGCTGTGCTTCGAGCCGACCTTCAACATCTCGGGCTTCACCAGCGGCTATGGCGGGGAAGGGGCGAAGACGATCATCCCTAAGGATGCCAAGGTGAAGATTGATATGCGGCTTGTCATGGATCAGGATTCGGATGTCATTTTCGAACTGGTCCGGGACCATGTCGCGAAACATGCGTCGGATGTCTCGGTGAAGAAGCTTGGACAGATGTCACCTTCCAGATCATCCGTAGACCTTCCATTCATCGAACCGATACGGAAGGCTGCCGAAGCGTCATTCGGGAAGGAGGCCTTCATCTAG